AATGAAGCCAAGGAACAGTTATGAACCTAAAGGTCCTATTCCCAATTTTTACCTCTTCTCCATCCTTTATTGTGTGGAAGTTTTCAACTACTTTGTCTCCATAAAAGCCTTGTAATAAATTCTTGGCAAAGGTCGTTCCTATGAGCTTTGCCCTGTACTCATTAAGTTCCAGAAGCTTTGGAAGGGCCCCACTATGATCCGGCTCAGTATGGTGAACTATTATATGCGTTATTTCCTTAGGATCCACAAGGGTTGAAAGACTCTCTAAAAACTTCTCAGTGTATTCCCCTTTCCATGTGTCAAAGAGCACGACTGCATCTCCAACTTTCATTAAATAAGCATTGTAAGTTATACCCTCGGGTATGCTCCATGCGGCCTCAAAGTGCTTAATTTCACTATCGTCTAGCCTCAATATATATAACTCGGGCTCATCTAATAGTTTCTCGACCCAGACCTTAACCATGCACATCCCCGAACCTAACTAGTGCGAAAATATAAATAAAGCTTATCCACTTTTAAATTTTCAATTTGATCTCAGAATATACAATTTTTGAGAAATTCTTTATTTCAATTTTATGTTATTAAAAATTATCTCAAATTGTTTTATTCCTAATAGGAATTTTTAATCCTAAAAAATATGTCAAAAAATATATAAAAATCGTGAGCTTATGAATTTAAGGGGGAAGATGATAGTCATCAAATTTGGTGGAAGTTCACTTCGATCTGAGTTTAAGAGTGCAGTTTCCCTAATAAAGGCTCTTTCGGAAGAAAAAGATGTAGTAGTTGTCGTATCGGCTTTAAAAGGAATAACTGACTTGCTAGAAAAGTACACAGATACTTTTGATTCTAGATACGCGGTTGAGGTCTCAAAAACTTATCTAGAGTTTGGGAAGAGGATGGGGATAGATACTTCCAGTCTATCCCCTTATCTTAAGCAATTATTTAACCCACCAGATCTTCCTCCTCAAGCCCTCCGGGATTATATATTAAGCATTGGAGAATTACTATCAGCAGCAATGATTGCAGAGAAGGCAAATGGTGCTGTTATTTTTCCCTGGGACCTATTTGTAGCCCACGGAAGCTTTGGAAATGGATTTATAGACATCAAGAAGAGCAAGAGAAATGTCAAATTAGTCAAAGAAGCTCTAGAGTCTGGAAAGATTCCAATTATCCCAGGATTTATTGCAAACCTCAATGGATACAGAGTCACACTAGGTAGGGGAGGAAGTGACTATTCAGCAGTAGCATTAGGTGTTCTATTAAATTCAGAGCTCGTTGCTATAATGAGTGACGTTGAGGGCATATTCACTGCAGATCCAAAGATGATTCCATATTCCCTCCTGATTCCGTACATGTCCTATGATGAAATCTTAATAGCTTCCAAATATGGAATGGAGGCAATCCAATGGAAAGCTGCAAAGTTAGCTAAAGAATATGAAGCTCTTATACTATTTGGAAGAGCCAGTGACTGGAGAATGGGAACTGTGGTGAGCAATAGTTCCTCTCATATGCCCCTTTTAAGCTATGACCAAGGTAAATTGCTAGTTATGAACATGGACTCTGAGATACCTTACGAAGTGGTAGAGGAGGGAGAATTTTGGAGAGTTTATAGGGTTCCTAAACGTGATTCCATAAAAATTATTAAGGAACTACACAGGAAGATAATCTATCAAGAAAATGCACAGCTTCTTGGGAGGGTTAAAGCTTGAGAATTAAAGTCAGAGCACCCGCGACAATAGCCAATTTTGGCCCTGGATTTGACGTTTTTGGGATGGCCATAGACAAGCCATTCGATGAAGTTGTGGTTGAGGAGTTCAACGAATTCGAGATAATCTCAAGCGGTTATCCCGTTCCAAATGGAGAAGATAATATTGCATTATTTTCGGCTAAAACCTTATTTAAAATGCTTAACATTGAGGGAGGGTTAAGAATAAAGCTCAAAAAAGGAATTAGACCGAAAAGTGGACTTGGAAGCTCTGGAGCTTCAGCAGTAGCTGGGGCTCTAGGAGCGGCAAAACTTCTTGGAGTTTCCAATGATGAGTTAATTTTAAAGGCGGCCATGAAGGGAGAGGAAAAAGCTTCAGGAGAACCACACCCAGATAACGTTGTTCCCTCCTATTACGGAGGATTTACGGTGATAGAATCCAAGTCCCCGCTTAGGGTTCACTTTGTAGATGCGAAGTTGAGGGGTGTAGTAGTACTTCCAGAAGTTGAGATACCAACAGCTAAGGCTAGAAAAATCTTACCTTCAATGGTTCCACTTAAAGATGCCGTAAAGAATATTGCCATGGCTTCATCCCTGATCTTAGCCTTGAAGGAAGGAGACTTAGAAACCATTGGAAGGTTACTTGATGATAATCTAGCCCTTCCCTATAGGAAGAAGCTGATGCCATGGTTCGATGAGATTAGAAGAGTAGCGCTCGAGACTGGAGCTTATGGGATAACAGTTTCAGGCTCCGGTCCAGCACTTTTTGCTATAGGAGAAAACTTGAAGGATATAGGAAAGACCATAGTTGAGAAGTTTGAAGAATTAGGAATAAAAGCCGAGTATTGGGTAACGAAAACTGGAAGGGGGGCTAAAACATGAAAGTCGCCGTTCTTGGGGCCACGGGAGTTGTTGGAAGAACTTTCGTAAAGCTTCTTGAAAATCATCCTTGGTTTAAAGTTGAAAAGCTAGTAGCTTCTGAAAGATCGGCCGGCAAACGATATGGAGAAATCGTTGAAGATTCCCCGGAAGAATTCAAGGATTACACGATAATAGGTCTTAAGGAATTCCTTGAGGATCCTGGGGTTGATCTCGTATTTAATGCCCTCCCTGCATCGATATCAAAGGAGGTAGAAGAGAAACTTGCACAGGAAATTCCAGTTTTCACAAACGCAAGGAGTCACCGCTATGATGAAGATGTTCCAATTTTAGTCCCAGAAGTGAATAGTGATCATTTAAAGCTTGTAGAAGTCCAGAGAAAGCGGAGGAAGTGGAGGGGGTTCATAGTAACTAATCCTAACTGCTCGACAGCAATACTTACTGTTTCACTAGCACCCCTCAGGGCCTTTGGCATAAAGAAGGTTAGGGTAGCTACGATGCAAGCTATTAGCGGAGCTGGGTTCTCTGGGCTTTCAGCCTATGCAATTCACGACAACGTTATACCTTTTATAAATGGAGAAGAGTGGAAAATAGAGAACGAAAGCAGAAAAATACTCGGTAAATTTACTGGAGATAAAGTAGAACCAGCCGAGATAGAGGTAGCTGCAATAGCTACGAGGGTTCCAGTTCTACACGGGCATACTGAAGCGGTCTTCGTTGAGCTTGAAAAATTTGATATCGAAGAGATAAGGGAGGCATTTGAAAACTTTGATCCCCTTAGAAGCCTTGAGCTTCCATCGTATGAAAAGCCCATAGTATATACAGAGATTCCCCAGCCGAGATTGCATAGAGATAGAGGAAAAGGGTTAACAGTTACAGTGGGTAGACTTCAAGAAATATCAGGAGGTATAAAATATGTTGTTTTAGGCCATAATTTAGTTAGAGGAGCTGCAGGGGGTTCCATCCTTAATGCTGAGCTTGCTTATAAACTGGGAATAATATAAAAAAAAGTAAGGTTAGATATCCTTTAAAGTCCTGAATTCCGTTGTTTTCTTACCTTCCCTTTCCAACTCCTTTCTCACAAGTTCAGTTGCCTTAACCATGTTAACCAACTTATTATAGGCTATATTCCTATCTAGCAACTTCATGCCACAATCAGGATTTATGTAGAGCAATTCTGGTTCCACGTACTCAAATACCTTCTTAATCGCTTTTACAATTTCTTCAACGCTCTCTATCCTGGGATTATGTACGTCAACAACACCAAAGCCAAGCTCCTTATTGGAAAGTTTCTTTAGGAAGTCCATATCCCTAAACTGTCTATTCGCGAACTCAAGGGCAAACTGGGTTACCCTAATCTCATCAAAGTAATCGGCGAGTAGGTAATAGTTGGAGTAGCAAACATGGAGTCCAACCTTTATCTTGATACCCTTCACGGCCTTATTTATTGCCTCAACCGCTAATGGAACTTCGTCTGGATGGTTTAGCATTGCTGGTTCGTCAAGTTGGATGTAAAGGGCTCCATGATTCTCAAGCATCTTGAGTTCTTTATTTATTATCTTAGCTAGATCCATGATAAAACTCTCCTTATCTGGGTAATATTCGTTAAAACTCCACTCAGCAATTGTGTAAGGTCCAGTTATTGGGATCTTAACGACCTCACGCGTAGTGTTCTTCTTTACCCAGAGAAATTCCTCAAGAACCAAGGGTTCCTTGTACTCAAGTTTGTCAACGGCCGCGGCCTTATTGAAGTAGGCATTACCCCAAACCCTAACTGGACCGTAAAACTTGAAGCCACCTATCTTAGCGGTAAAGTGCTCTGTCATCTCAGTTCTCCACATTTCACCATCCCAGGGAATATCTACTCCTGCTCTCTCATGCTCTCTAAGCACGGAAACGCTTGCATCCTTAACTGCTTCTTTAAAGTCCTCTTCTGGTATCTTTCCCAAGTCCCTGAGCCTGTACATCCTGAGTAACCACCTTGGCTTCGGATAGCTCCCAATAACGCTTGTAGGTAATATGGGAAGCTCCATCCTTACTCACCCCCAAGTCTTCCCAAAAGCTTGAGCTTCTTCCAGGCCACCCTCTCAGGTAAGAAATCTAAGAGGGTGTTTGGGGTTACGTAAACCTTTTCGAATTTCCTAATGTACTTTCTAAGCTTGTCTTTCAGTCTATCTGCTCTTTCCATCTTAGTTTCTCTAGCGTTAACTATTCCCAACCCTACTTCCCCTTTAACCTCATCGGGAACGTTACCTTCTATGAGATCAATGTTAAGGATCACATCCTTGGGAACCACCTGAGGAGTTCCAAAGTACGTGACTACCCAGAGCTTCTTCACCCTTGCAAGGTCTTCAATTACCTTCTTGGCAACTTCTTTACTCACGTGTTCCTCTGATTCTCTGGTTGCCTTAGAAAGCTCCGCTGCGAGAGAGGGTTCTTGTAGCTCCATAATCTTAACATCAAGTTCCTTAATAAGCTCCCTTAAGACGGTGGCATAGGCCTCTGTAAGTTCGTTTAAATCCTTATAGTATTCGTTTATCGAGTGATAAGCTAAAGTTACAGGCCCAGGGAGTACTGCTTTGAGTTCTGCCTCTGGATAGACATCTTCCTTTATTTCCTGGGCTATACTTATCCATCCTGGAAGTGGGTTCTCCTTAAGCGATAACTCCCCCCTAACTACTGGAGAGCGATAAAAGAAGTTATTCTCATAAAATTTGAAGAGCCCATTAACCTCTACACCGTCTATAAATCTTATTAGGGGGTTAAATATATCATCCCAACGATAGAGACCATCTGTTATCACCTTTATTCTAGCTTTTTTGAGGTTTTCAAACGCTTTCCTTGTATAGCTTCTATAAGCTTCTTCAAGCTTCTCTTCACTTAATCTTCCTATCGAGTATAGCTCTATCTTTTTGGCTAATCCTATAGGCCTTGGAAGGCTACCTATAAGGGCCGGGACTATCACCTCAAACCACCTCCTTCACGAGTTCTAAAGCTTCTTCAACTTTTTCCATCCAATCATCAGCGAATACTATGAGATTTATTCCAGCGAACTCGAGACTCGAAACCTCCTCCAAGACCTCTTCAAACTTACTACCAACCTCCACGCCCATACTCCTAAGGGCGTTTTCAAGCTCTTTTTTTATCGGATAGAGCAGAGAAACCACAATTGGAACTTCCCTGCTTGAATATTTCAAAGAATGCTTAACTATCTCTGGAATTTTCCTGGCTACTTTAACATTCGCAACAACTTGGGTAAATACAACGTCTACCCCGGCTATGATCTTTCTAGCTAATCTTTTTCCTTCAAGTTTCTCTTGATAGTTTGGATTCATGGTTCCAGCTACGAAGGGCCTCTCTTTTACCTCAATTTTCTCTCCAGTTGGTAGAATTCCAGAGAATACTAGCCTGGCTAGCTTTATCATATTAGTAGAATCTAGATCGAATACTGGCTTTGCATGTAGCATTAATCCCGGCCAGTCACCCGTTGTTAAAAGGACACCTTCAAAGTTAAATTCAACTGCGGTTCTAAGCTCTGAGGTAATAGCTAAGGCATTCCTATCCTTTCCAGTTACATGGGGCATAACCTCAAATCCCTTGGATTTCAACCAAGTAGCCAAAGCTACCGATGATACATGTGGATAGCCTAAAGGGTTGTCGGGGACGGTAAATAAGTATCCGTTATCCTTAAAGTCCTTAAATCCGCTTTCAAAAACCCTAATAGGAAATTCCACTGAGATTGCCCGTCCTTTCTCCAAGTCCTTTATAAATTTACTCTTTTTAATCTCTACATCATCTTCTAAGGTAAATCTAGCTACTATGGGATGCTCCACTAACAAAGGAGCTCCATCTAAAGTGTCTAGCTTCTCGAGAACATAAACCCATGGGCAGGGCTTTTTGCTTACCCTACAGGTCCCATTAAATACATCTCCACAGGGGCCGTTAAGCAACTTCTTTGGACAGCTTAAGATCCTCATTTAACCACCTCCAGGGCCTTATCCAAGTCTTCTAGAAGCTCATCTAGAGGCTCTAGACCAACAGAAAGCCTTATTAATCCCTCAGTTATCCCAAGAGCTTCTCTCTGTTCTTCGTTTATGTATCTAGCAGCGCTCTTTACAGGATATGTGACTATACTCTCCACACCTCCCAGAGAAGGTGATGGGAATATCTTTTTAATGGACCTAAGGAAAACTATTGCATTGGACTCATTACCAACATCAAAAGAAACTACACCTCCGTAGAGATCCCTCTCAAAGAGCTTCTTAGCTATCTCATGGTAGGGGTCATCCTCGAGTCCAGGGTAATGAACTTCTTTAACTTTTGGATGCTCAGATAAAAATTCAGCTATAGCTTGAGCATTTTTGCTTTGTCTCTCAAATCTAACTTCAAGGGTTCTCATTCCTCTTTCAATCATCCAGGCATCAAATGGTTGTATTATACCTCCAAGCCTTCTTCTCCAGTTCCAAAGATCGTGAATAAACTCTCCATTCCAGAGAATAGCGCCTCCTAACACGTCATTGTGCCCAGCTATGTACTTAGTTAAACTATGAACGACAAAATTTGCTCCATCCTTTAGGGGCTTGTAAAGGAGGGGAGTTACGAAAGTATTGTCAACTACAAGGATAGTCTCAACTTCTCTGCACCTCTTTGCAACTTCTCTAACATCAATAACCTTAAGGGTTGGATTTGTCATGGTTTCGATTAGCACTAGCTTAGTCCTCTCGTTTATTTCCTCAACTATATCCTCAGCTCTCGGATACGCCAGCCGTATCTTAACTCCGAACCTCCTACCTATGAGCCTTGCGAGCTCTATTGTAGTTCCATACCCCTCCATGGAGAGAACAGCTTCATCTCCAGCTTCAAGAAATGAGAAGTATAAAGTAGCTATAGCTGCTATTCCACTATTGAAGGCTAGAGCATTATCAGCCCCTTCAAGTTTGGCTAGTTTATTCTCTAGGTTTAGGACTGTTGGGTTTTCCTCCCTAGAGTACTTTAACTCGGTATTCCTAGGTGTCAAATATGCTTCACCTACTTGCCTGAAAACGGCAGTTAAGTAAAGAGGCTCGTGGAGAGGCTTCAATCTCGCCACCCCTCAAAGGTTCTCGAATCTATTTATATCTTTTTCGACATAATTCTAGATAATAATTATATCTATCAGGAATAAAACTTATCAAAGTAAAATTTTACAAAGTTAAAATGTAAACAATAATTTAGGTGTGATTTCTAAAAATTTTCAATATATATGCAAATCAGAATATATGCTATTTTGGCTTCTGTTTTCGGATGAATTCCAAAAATATTCCCTCAGAAAAGTTATGGCATATTTAGTAATTGAAAGTTATTAAATAACGAATTGGAACATATCTATCTTTATATTATTACGAAAATTTTTCGAAAATTATTCTATTAACCAAATAGCGGAAAAATCCAAGATATCTTAGCTATCATTGTGTCATTTTTAATTTCTACAATGATTACCACTTAAATCTTAATTATCTCTTAATAATATAACTTTGCATTTAAAATTAAAAGTTTAAAGAGAACGCCATGTTAGGCCGTTTTAAGATGTATAGCCCCCAATATCGTCTCAATTTATTACTACATTATGAGCAGTCAAAAGTAGCAGGATACCCAAAAGTCTTATAAAATTTGAGTGATATAGTAACTCCAGTAGAGAAATAAAGCAAAATTGGCTCCTGTTCCAATAAGACTAAAATAGAATTGAAACTTCTGGAGTGCAAAGTTTGGAAAAGGCTTGAATGGTGTTCCAATAAGACTAAAATAGAATTGAAACAGGCTTTTATTGAGCGTTGGTTTGTTATTTTTAGTTCCAATAAGACTAAAATAGAATTGAAACCAGTTTAAGCTTAACCTCCCACCTGTGAACGTTGAGAGTTCCAATAAGACTAAAATAGGATTGAAACTTCACGGCTGGTTGGAGGGTACTAGTCTATGATATGCGTTCCAATAAGACTAAAATAGAATTGAAACTGGAGCGATGGCTCTCGCACTCGGTCTCTTGTTCAGCGTTCCAATAAGACTAAAATAGAATTGAAACCATAGCTAGGAATCTTGGCTTTCTCTGGAGAAGGAGGTTCCAATAAGACTAAAAAAGAATTGAATTGAAAGGCAAACAGAGAGGCATAAGCACTAACAACTCTCTCAATCTCAAACGGCCCTCCAGAACGGATCTTCCTTTGCCTTTACTTGGGCTATCATCTTCAAGGCCTTAATATCTGTATCCTCCAGGACATCCCTAAGATGCTTCAATAGTATTATTGCATCATCCCTGCTTAAGTCAACGTACAGAGTTTCTCCTGGATGAATATGCCTTCCAACTATAGCCCCCTCTATTGCTATTGCAACTGCTTGTCCCTTTCTAGCTTCCTGGAGAAATTCATCTCTGCTCTTTATTGACCTTATAGTTCCAACCTTTTGGCCGTTCTGCTTTATCAGCGTAACACCTGGCTTTATTCTTCCCTCCAAAACTTCAATTCCAACTATTGCTGGATTACTTCTTCTGAAAACGTACCTCTCATCCGGATACAATTTTATTACACCAGGGAACGTCACCTTTGCAAGTAACTCTCTCTTCCTCTTCTCCTCTTCCTCTTTTATCCAAGCTTCATAATCCTCTATGAGCTTATATATTATATTCCCGACGAATATCGGGACTTCCTTGGCCTTTGCAACTTCTTTTGCATCTTCGTTAACTTTCACGTTAAAACCTAGGATTACCCCATACTTTGGGTTCTCCTCTTTTACGCTGAGAGCCTCCATAACGTCTGTTTTACTTATGTTTCCTACGTCAGCTTTCCTTATAGGTATTTCCTTCTCCTGGAGCTCTTTGCTTAATGCTTCCAGGCTTCCCAGGGTATCGGCCTTCACTATAACCCCAACTTTATCAGTGCTTATGACGACGCTTTCTATTTGCCTCATTATCTCCTCCTTCGCCCTCTCAACATCTTCGGGCGTGGGGGCAGCTATAACGGGAGAACCTGCAAGGGCTTCCTCGAGCCCAGGAGCAGCTATCTTTACACCTGCTGCGGCCGTAACTTCATCCACGTAGTCGAATCTGAACCTTGGATCTCTTATTTCATCCAGTGGTTTAGGCTTAAGTAAAGCCCTAACCTTCGTGACTATCGCTTTATCTTTTCCTCCAACGACGATCGTGTCATCCTTGTGCAGGGTTCCATCGTATATTATCACGTCTATGGTATGCCCCAAACCTGGTTCTTCCCTAACTTCAAGTATGGTTCCCCGGGCCGGACCTTCCACTTCAATCTTTAGCTTCTCCTCAAGGTACTTTTGAGAGAGTCCCGCTATGAGAACTAGGAGTTCCGCTATTCCAATTCCGTATTTTGCCGAGATTGGGACTATTGCTAATTCCCTCGTAAAGTTCTGGACTCTATCAAAGCGATTCGCTTGGAAGCCGAATTCGTAGAATTTTCCTATAAGTTCCCAGAGCTTCGTCTCAAGCTCTTGAATAGCCCTCTGATCTTGCCTCTTTATGTTCATTAGGAATGGTTCATCCTCCTCAATCACCCAACCCCTTATCCTGTCTATCTTGTTGGCCGCAACTACGAACGGCGTTCTATACCTCCTCAATATTTCAATGCTCTCTATAGTTTGTGGCTGGAAACCTTCGTTTACATCTATAACCAGAACTGCTAAATCGGCTAAGCTTCCTCCTCTAGCCCTTAGGCTAGTGAAAGCCTCGTGTCCGGGAGTATCTATGAAAAGTAAACCTGGAAGTCTTATCTCGGCCTTCCAGAGCTTAATAAGGGGTCCAGCTATCTTCTTGACTACATCTATTGGAACTTCCGTAGCTCCAATGTGTTGCGTTATCCCACCGGCTTCCTTGGCCGCGACGTTCGTCTTTCTGATTTTGTCCAGCAGGGTGGTGTTGTGAACTAAAATTCCGTTTGCAATGAAGTTGTGAGTCTCCGTGGTTACATCATAAACGTAGCCATCATATTCGAACTCTTCTATTTTCTCAACTGGGAGAAAAACGAAGTTTTCAATAATATTCCTGAGGTAGTTCACATCCCTAGAGTCGAATTCTCTGTTGCGCCAAACTTCGAGGAGCTCCTTTCCAAGTTC
This Pyrococcus horikoshii OT3 DNA region includes the following protein-coding sequences:
- a CDS encoding aspartate kinase, whose product is MIVIKFGGSSLRSEFKSAVSLIKALSEEKDVVVVVSALKGITDLLEKYTDTFDSRYAVEVSKTYLEFGKRMGIDTSSLSPYLKQLFNPPDLPPQALRDYILSIGELLSAAMIAEKANGAVIFPWDLFVAHGSFGNGFIDIKKSKRNVKLVKEALESGKIPIIPGFIANLNGYRVTLGRGGSDYSAVALGVLLNSELVAIMSDVEGIFTADPKMIPYSLLIPYMSYDEILIASKYGMEAIQWKAAKLAKEYEALILFGRASDWRMGTVVSNSSSHMPLLSYDQGKLLVMNMDSEIPYEVVEEGEFWRVYRVPKRDSIKIIKELHRKIIYQENAQLLGRVKA
- a CDS encoding homoserine kinase, yielding MKVRAPATIANFGPGFDVFGMAIDKPFDEVVVEEFNEFEIISSGYPVPNGEDNIALFSAKTLFKMLNIEGGLRIKLKKGIRPKSGLGSSGASAVAGALGAAKLLGVSNDELILKAAMKGEEKASGEPHPDNVVPSYYGGFTVIESKSPLRVHFVDAKLRGVVVLPEVEIPTAKARKILPSMVPLKDAVKNIAMASSLILALKEGDLETIGRLLDDNLALPYRKKLMPWFDEIRRVALETGAYGITVSGSGPALFAIGENLKDIGKTIVEKFEELGIKAEYWVTKTGRGAKT
- the asd gene encoding aspartate-semialdehyde dehydrogenase; this encodes MKVAVLGATGVVGRTFVKLLENHPWFKVEKLVASERSAGKRYGEIVEDSPEEFKDYTIIGLKEFLEDPGVDLVFNALPASISKEVEEKLAQEIPVFTNARSHRYDEDVPILVPEVNSDHLKLVEVQRKRRKWRGFIVTNPNCSTAILTVSLAPLRAFGIKKVRVATMQAISGAGFSGLSAYAIHDNVIPFINGEEWKIENESRKILGKFTGDKVEPAEIEVAAIATRVPVLHGHTEAVFVELEKFDIEEIREAFENFDPLRSLELPSYEKPIVYTEIPQPRLHRDRGKGLTVTVGRLQEISGGIKYVVLGHNLVRGAAGGSILNAELAYKLGII
- a CDS encoding methionine synthase; translation: MELPILPTSVIGSYPKPRWLLRMYRLRDLGKIPEEDFKEAVKDASVSVLREHERAGVDIPWDGEMWRTEMTEHFTAKIGGFKFYGPVRVWGNAYFNKAAAVDKLEYKEPLVLEEFLWVKKNTTREVVKIPITGPYTIAEWSFNEYYPDKESFIMDLAKIINKELKMLENHGALYIQLDEPAMLNHPDEVPLAVEAINKAVKGIKIKVGLHVCYSNYYLLADYFDEIRVTQFALEFANRQFRDMDFLKKLSNKELGFGVVDVHNPRIESVEEIVKAIKKVFEYVEPELLYINPDCGMKLLDRNIAYNKLVNMVKATELVRKELEREGKKTTEFRTLKDI
- a CDS encoding 5-methyltetrahydropteroyltriglutamate--homocysteine methyltransferase, with product MIVPALIGSLPRPIGLAKKIELYSIGRLSEEKLEEAYRSYTRKAFENLKKARIKVITDGLYRWDDIFNPLIRFIDGVEVNGLFKFYENNFFYRSPVVRGELSLKENPLPGWISIAQEIKEDVYPEAELKAVLPGPVTLAYHSINEYYKDLNELTEAYATVLRELIKELDVKIMELQEPSLAAELSKATRESEEHVSKEVAKKVIEDLARVKKLWVVTYFGTPQVVPKDVILNIDLIEGNVPDEVKGEVGLGIVNARETKMERADRLKDKLRKYIRKFEKVYVTPNTLLDFLPERVAWKKLKLLGRLGGE
- a CDS encoding methylenetetrahydrofolate reductase C-terminal domain-containing protein encodes the protein MRILSCPKKLLNGPCGDVFNGTCRVSKKPCPWVYVLEKLDTLDGAPLLVEHPIVARFTLEDDVEIKKSKFIKDLEKGRAISVEFPIRVFESGFKDFKDNGYLFTVPDNPLGYPHVSSVALATWLKSKGFEVMPHVTGKDRNALAITSELRTAVEFNFEGVLLTTGDWPGLMLHAKPVFDLDSTNMIKLARLVFSGILPTGEKIEVKERPFVAGTMNPNYQEKLEGKRLARKIIAGVDVVFTQVVANVKVARKIPEIVKHSLKYSSREVPIVVSLLYPIKKELENALRSMGVEVGSKFEEVLEEVSSLEFAGINLIVFADDWMEKVEEALELVKEVV
- a CDS encoding cystathionine gamma-synthase family protein; translation: MARLKPLHEPLYLTAVFRQVGEAYLTPRNTELKYSREENPTVLNLENKLAKLEGADNALAFNSGIAAIATLYFSFLEAGDEAVLSMEGYGTTIELARLIGRRFGVKIRLAYPRAEDIVEEINERTKLVLIETMTNPTLKVIDVREVAKRCREVETILVVDNTFVTPLLYKPLKDGANFVVHSLTKYIAGHNDVLGGAILWNGEFIHDLWNWRRRLGGIIQPFDAWMIERGMRTLEVRFERQSKNAQAIAEFLSEHPKVKEVHYPGLEDDPYHEIAKKLFERDLYGGVVSFDVGNESNAIVFLRSIKKIFPSPSLGGVESIVTYPVKSAARYINEEQREALGITEGLIRLSVGLEPLDELLEDLDKALEVVK
- the infB gene encoding intein-containing translation initiation factor aIF-2, yielding MKRIRQPIIAVLGHVDHGKCLLPEERVILPDYGPITLEELFNMTKETVFKDEEKEVRKLGIRMPVAGVDGRVRLLEGPYVWKVRYKGKMLRVKLKDWHSVAVTPEHPFLTTRGWVRADQLKPGDYVAVPKILPGKDDKEKFLQYVHEKLKGKVHIKLPSSDEEWETFFYFAGTIFGRENSVNPEGLTHEVKALLELFKVLFEYPREVLRVLFMAPVRYVANFLRGFFDINGYVNGEELRVEVRGAPHEVLEELSLILLRLGIVSKIYPTSLAISGRRNLELFRRYIGFSEKQKAKELEGIIRRSENSESYPIFEELRRIRLLFGFTRAELSSTIPLYSKYESKEAPSYEILMKILNTIEKGSKDLNKKITILEGRVRDHEYIEEFKREGLIKDGKLTELGKELLEVWRNREFDSRDVNYLRNIIENFVFLPVEKIEEFEYDGYVYDVTTETHNFIANGILVHNTTLLDKIRKTNVAAKEAGGITQHIGATEVPIDVVKKIAGPLIKLWKAEIRLPGLLFIDTPGHEAFTSLRARGGSLADLAVLVIDVNEGFQPQTIESIEILRRYRTPFVVAANKIDRIRGWVIEEDEPFLMNIKRQDQRAIQELETKLWELIGKFYEFGFQANRFDRVQNFTRELAIVPISAKYGIGIAELLVLIAGLSQKYLEEKLKIEVEGPARGTILEVREEPGLGHTIDVIIYDGTLHKDDTIVVGGKDKAIVTKVRALLKPKPLDEIRDPRFRFDYVDEVTAAAGVKIAAPGLEEALAGSPVIAAPTPEDVERAKEEIMRQIESVVISTDKVGVIVKADTLGSLEALSKELQEKEIPIRKADVGNISKTDVMEALSVKEENPKYGVILGFNVKVNEDAKEVAKAKEVPIFVGNIIYKLIEDYEAWIKEEEEKRKRELLAKVTFPGVIKLYPDERYVFRRSNPAIVGIEVLEGRIKPGVTLIKQNGQKVGTIRSIKSRDEFLQEARKGQAVAIAIEGAIVGRHIHPGETLYVDLSRDDAIILLKHLRDVLEDTDIKALKMIAQVKAKEDPFWRAV